A stretch of DNA from Tautonia rosea:
CGGCCCGGGTCAGAAACTCTTGAGAGAATTCCGCCGGCTGGATGTCTGAATCGGCCAGATCGGCGATCTCGGCGACGAGCGTCCGGATCTGGTTCTTGGTCTGCTCAAGCAGGCCGGGATCGATCGGCTGTTGCTGCGGCTCTTGCGTCTTGGTCGTGTCTTCGGCCATTTGGCAGCCCCGAGGAGTTAGGCGTTCGCTCTCGAAGTCCGGCCGACCCGCGCTCGTGGTCTCGGTCCCAGGCGTTTCCCGACAAGGGGGGCCGTCACGCCGATGGTCTTCCCCCTTTGGAAAGGGGATAGCCCCGGTTACACCAACGGGACGCCTCAGCCCTCACCTTTCCCGGAACTTTTTTCCCATGCCGTCCCGAATTTTCTGAAGTCGTCTCCAGGGACGGGCCAGTTCTGTATAAACACAGCCACGCGAGCCTCGGGAATACCATGCTCACTCTCTCTGGCTCTGCGAGGTGGCCTTCCAGATACGCTTGCCGCCAGTCACGGTCCAGAGTTATCCTCCGAACAGCGTAATTCGACTCACCGAAGGCCCGAGACCCGAGCCGATGCCACGAGAGATGCCGCGTCCCTCCCGGCGTCGGTTTTCCCTGCTCGACGGGATGATCCTCGTCGCCTCGATGGCTCCGGGTCTTGCAATGTCCCGGTCCTGGGTCGAGGAACTCCCTAACAATTTTTTCCAGGGCAGCCCGTTGGGTTCCGTGTGGAGTGCAACCGGCTATCTCATGGCGCTGGCGACACCAGTGCTCCTCTCGATGACTCCGGGGCTACTCGTCCTCAGACTCCGCCCACCGAGACGTGCTGGGAGACGACTCTGGCATTCTCGAGGGACGATCACCCTTGCCACTCTGTCGATCGTTGCCCCGGTCGGCGGGACTGCCCTCTGGCTCATGTTCCAACTCGCCCCAGACGGGCCACCCGATGCTTACCAGATCGTCGTGATTTTCCTCCTGGTGTCGACCTTGCTCGGCACGGCGTCCGGAACGATCGCCTTCGTCAGCCGGTTGATCAGACTCCGAGGGCGATCACTCGACTGGGTTGATCATCTCGGCAGGGTCTGGGGATGGCTCTGGATCGTCCTTGCCTTCATCAACTTCTGGACACTCCTGCGTTGACCTCGATGATTCCCAATGGCGGCTTGAACGAACGCCCCTGCCTCGTCACCGGCGCCACCGGCCTGCTCGGCAGCCACATCGCCGAGCGGCTCGTTGCTCGGGGAGAGCCGGTCCGAGCCCTCGTCCGGGCGACCAGTGATACCAGATTTCTCGAATCGCTCGGCGTGGAACTCGTCGTTGGCGACCTGACTGACGCGGAATCCTGCGCCGAGGCCCTCAAGAACATCCGGGTCGTCTACCATGCCGCGGCGAAGGTGGGAGATTGGGGGACATGGGACGAGTTCCAGTCTGCTTGTCTCGATGCAACTGAGTCGCTCGCCCGAGCGGCGATTGCTTCCGGGGTGCATCGCTTCCTGCACATCAGCTCGACCAGCGCTTATGGCCATCCCCCTCGGACCGGCAAGGCGATCAGCGAGGATCATCCGCTCGGTGTCGGCCTTTGGTGGCCCTGGGACTATTACACCATCAGCAAGGTCGAATCGGAACGGATTCTCTGGCGTCTGGCGAGAGAGGAAGGACTTCCCTTGACCGTTATCCGGCCAAGCTGGCTCTACGGCGAACGCGACCGGACGACCGTTGCTCGCATGATTCGCCGCATGCGAGGGGCCGGGATTCCGGTCATTGGCCCTGGAGACAATCCGCTGAGTGCCATCTATGCCGGAAATGTTGCTGATGCCTGCATCCTTGCGGCCGAGGACCCCTCTTCGGAACACGAGGCGTACAACATCACCGACCAGGGGCCAATGACCCAGCGAGAGTTTCTTCGATACTTCGCTGAGGCCGCCGGAGCCGGACCCCCTCGGTGGTACCGTCGGCTGCCGCATTTCTATCCGATGGTGTTTGGTGGTTCGCTGGTTATTGAAGCCTATGCCCGGCTCATGGGCTGGCCGAAGGCGCCCATCATCACCCGGTATGCAACTTGGCTGATGGCCCGACGGATTTGGTACAGTACCGAGAAGGCTCGATCGCGGCTGGGCTGGAATCCTGCCCTCGGCAATGCGGAAAGCATTGCTCAGACGGTTCGTTGGTTCCTGGACCAGGACACCGAGCACCACAACTCGTTGACGGTCGCTGCACCCGACCGGGCCTGAGTTCCTCGATGGCGGCATCCGGAGAAAAACGCGCGTTTTCTCCACGATCTGTGATCCAAGGACAACGTGACGTAGCGACCTGCTCCGTTCCCATCGTAGAATAGGATCATCCGACTGATTGTGGACGAGGCAGAGTCTCCTGGCGATGCCGATCGCAGACGGAAGGGGAATAGCGATGGGGCTCAATCCGGAGACGACCCCGGACCCGATCGATGGCATCGCCCGAGCAGACCTGGAGCGGGCCATCCTGATTTATCTGGAACGTGCCTATCCAGAGGGAACTTTCCCGGAGGCGGTGCGCCGCCGTCTGGCCTGGCGAGAGGCCCCCGGCGTGGTTCCCTTGCACGACCGTCAGATCTTTGAGGCGTCGAGTTCCGGCCCCGAGGGATCACCGATTTATGCGATCCGCCTGGGGAATTCAAGATATCCGCACATGAAGTTGCAAGTGCAGCCCTGGCCATCCGATGCCGGGTTCCTGCTTTCCGTCAATTCACATGATCAGGTCGCCCCGCCGGATCCGTCCTCGCCCGAGGCAGATGCCTTTCGAGCCTTGCAGGCGGCCAATCAACATTACAAAGAGCAAATCGAGTCGGCCTGGGAAGCGGCCGGACTGCCTACGTTCCTTGGTTATCTGAAGCATTACATTCAGAACGAGGAAGCCAAGCTCGCGAATCCAGGACCGGGGATGTCCGACGATCGGACCTGACTGAGTCTACCACCAGGCGAGCGCGCAATGATTCCTCCCTTGGCTTGAAGGGAGGGGCGCTTCAAGCTGAGCTTACTCGGTTGTTCCCGGGCGTCCCGACCCTTCATCGGGAAGCTCCGGCTCAAGGCTCGTTCCTGAATCGTCTGGAACTGGCAGGGTATTCGGGTGACGAGGCAGTTGGATCCGAAAGCAAGAACCCTGACCCGGAGTGCTTCGGAACGAGGCGAAACCTCCATGCATTTCGGCGAAGGTGCGGACGAGGCTCAAGCCTAATCCAATGCCGCGCTTGCCGAACTGGAAGTCGCCCGACGAGTGGTGCATGGTGTCAAACCCGGTGAAGAAGGGCTCGAAGACAAGGTCCTGCTCGTTCGGGTCGATCCCGACCCCCTCGTCGCAGACCTCGAAGGCCACGGCATCTTCTCCTTCCGGACCAGCCCAGACTCGGATCAATCCTTGATCTGGGGTGAACTTGATCGCATTGATGACCAGATTGGACAGCGCATCGGCCACCTTACCCCGATCGACCTCAGCCACGCCGAGCTCGGGCTCGACCACCAGCTCGATTCGCTGCTGCCGAGCGTCGAGATAGGGGTGAACGTCCTCGATGACCTGGGAAACCAGCGACTTCAATTCGACCGATTCGGCGTCGAGCATCGGTGCGAGGCGATCTGCGTGCAAAAGCTTGATCATTCGCTCGACCGTTGATGCGAGCCGTCGGCCTGCCGCAAGAATGCGCTCAACCCAACCACTGGTCAGATCATCTGGCTCGGCTGTGTTCCCCTGGGTCAGCTTCCAGAGTTCTGCCATCCCGAGCACGATTGTCACCGGCGTGTTGAGTTCGTGGCTGGCCACCTCGATAAAGTTCGACTTCAGGCGGTTTGCTTCCTGGAGTCGGAGGTTCGCGGCACGAAGTTCCTCGATCAGGCGTTGTTTCTCGACAATCAGATTGCGATGCTCAACCGCTTGCCGGATGACCGTGGCGAGTTCTTCCGGGTCCCAGGGCTTGGCAATATATCGGAAGACATGCCCCTCGTTGATGGCGTCGATTACCGCTTTCAGGTCCGCGTAACCGGTGATCAACAGGCGGGTGGCCTCGGGACGAATGACACGAGCCTGGCTGAGAAACTCGACGCCGGTCATCTCCGGCATCCGCTGGTCAGACATGATGACGCTGACGGTTTCCCGACCAAGAATTTCGAGTGCCTCGGCCCCCCGGCTGGCGGTCAAGACTCGGTAATCAAGTCGGAACAGGTCGAAAAGCGAGCGGAGCACCTCCGGCTCGTCATCGACGACCAGAAGCACCGGGCGACTTCGTCCGGAGGCAGGAGTGCGGCGCTGGGTCACGGCCTCGGCCACGGCTTTTACGCCTCCTGGCCAGCGTGGTGTTTGGGAACCGCATCGGGGGGGAATCGCTTGGTCAAGGTCACCTCGTTCCCGGCCTCGTTGTGCCGCAATTCGTCGAGCATACCACGAGCGATCAGCAAGCCGAAGCCCCCCTCGCGTAATCCCAGGCTCTGACGAACCTCCAGGTGGGCCAGGGGATTGTCCCGGCAGGCGGCGTGCGGCAGCATCGCCCGATCGAAGCCCGAGCCCTGATCGCGGATGCAGATCTCGACCCGGTCGTCGAAGACCCGATAACTGATCTCGACAGGGAGATCGATCTGCATGCGGTTGCCCCACTCGATGGCGTTCTGACCAATCTCCAGGACGGCCTGTTGGAGATGCTGGACCTGTTCGATCGTCAACGGAGTCGCGCGATAGAGCCCAACGAGAAAATCATTGACCTGCCGGAGAAATTTCGGAGCGCTGTCGAGCTCGATGTGAATCTCCCCGCGAAGCCGTTCTCGTTCCGCCGTGTCTGCCCACGAGAGGGCCAGATCAATCGCCTGGTACAGGTCGCTTGGACCGTAGGGCTTGGTCAGGTAGGAATTTGCTCCCACCCGAAATCCCAGTCGTCGGTGCGAGTCGCCATGCAGGGCCGTGACCATGATGATTGGCAAGCTCATGGTTTCGGGAACCGATCGGATCTGTCGGCAGACCTCAAACCCATCGATGTCCGGCAGCATGAGGTCGAGCAAGACAAAGTCGGGGCGAAACGTGCGAACATGATCGACCCCGGATCGGCCGTCGAAGGCCATTTTCGGCTCGATTTGTCGAAGTCGCAGAAACGACGCAGCCATCTCGGCCTGGTCCGGGTCATCCTCGACGATCAGGGCCGTCTCCATCGTCGATAAGCCTCCGCCGGGACGAGGGAACCTGCCCAGGAGACTCGTCCCCGAGGGTTGACACCGTAGCGGTTCCAACCGAGCACCACAACTTCGAGCCGTTCTGCGATCGGACCGATCCGAAATCAATGCTCAAGGGTGCATCGTTCGCCAGATTTCGGATGCCTCGGAACGATTGGACGCAACACGATCACGATGATTCATACTCGGCCTGAAGAACAGAACGAAGGTGCTCATCATTGCGATCTCTTGAAAATCGTATGCCGATGAGGCGGGCGAGTCTAGCCTTGAGTCTTCGGCCGATCGAGCTTGGACCTCGACCGTGCTCAGACTCTCAGGAAAGGCGATTGTCATCTCCGACGAGACTCGACTCGCGGATCTGTTCCGACACCTTCCTGATTGTCGCAGGGCTCATAACATCCGCAAGCTATCGGCCTTTCTCGCGCGGATCAAGAGGCCAGATGAGCCTCGGCGCGATCTGTGCGCTCGTCAGTCTCGACGAGACGGACGAGGTGTGCTGCTCACCGGCCCGGGACGTTGACGGTCCGGATCCGAGGATGGAGTTCCCTCGAACGGATCGGGGGCCGGCTCGATTCGTTCGGTCGCGTCTGGCAGGGCTCCAAGGGTCGGTGCCGTTGGAGGGACCGGGGCTCCAGGCTGCTCCGCCCGCTCGATGCGGAGGTCGTCGAAGAAGACCTCTCCGCTTGTTGCCGCCAGACCGAGGGTCACGGTCAGCTCTCCGTCCTCGGGAGCCCTCCGATAGAGCACGACTCTCCGCCATTCGGGCAAGGCCGAAAACTGGCGATATTGCATCAATTCACCGCCGATCGAGTCTCGGATGATCACCCCGCCCCCACTTCCGGGGGTCTGGAACACCGGCATTTTCACCAGAACCGAGATCCGGAGAAACTCGTGACGTCGGACCGAAATCGGTGGGCTCTGAATCGCCACAGTCGGCCGGTCCTGCACGGGCGGGAACTCCTCGATCGACTGCCCCTCGGCGGGCTGCACGCGCAATCGGAGCAACCGCTCACTGCCGCGGACGTTGCTGGTCGGGTCGGCCTCGATGTCGATCAATCCTTCGAGTCCGGGAACCTCGTACCCGACGCTGGTCCATCCCTCTCGAACGTAAAGCGCCGGGTCGGCTTCCTCGAACTCGCCGCTCGGCAAGAGATTACGTCCGAAGGGGTAGGTTCGGATCGTACTCGTCCAGAACAGTTCGAGTTGAGGCAGGGTGTTGAAGCACATCAACGGGGGAGCTGAGATGGGAGTGAGTTCGAGCTTCACCTCTGGATCATGGGCGAAGACGGTCGAGTCTTTCAGGTCCTTCATGGCTCGCATGTGGTGTTGCTTCATCAAAATTTGCAGTGGGCGGATCACGCGTCGAGCGTTGGCGAAGGCGATTTCGGCTTCTCCACGAGACAGGCCCGCCCGAGCAGCACGAAGCTGCTCCTCAGCAATTGCCAGCAGCGTATCGCTCCCTTTCACGTCGAAACCGTCGAGCACCAACTGTGAGTGGGACTCGACGATGGCGTCCCGCTGAAGTTCGGCCTGTTCGATTGCGAGCTCAGCCGCGATCGGAGCCCAGGAGGCAATCGTCTGTTCGAGCTGACGGATCAGCTCGGTGTTGGGGGTCAGCAAGATCCAGGCCGTTGCTCCAAAGTCGGTCAGATGGAGCTCGATTCCCCCGGGAACCCGTTTGCGATCAAGATTTCGGATGCCTCCCAGCGTAATCTCCCAGGCAGAGACGTTCGTATGCCCGGGAACCGTCAGGCGTACTTCCTTCTGGGCAAGCTGGCCCGGAACCCACTGCGCATCCCAGTCCAGGTTGCTGACAAGCAGCAAGGTTCCTCGGCGATCAGGAGTGGTGAAGCCAACCGCCTGAATATGGCTAAGAGCCCCGATCTCCTGCTTTTGCGTCGGATCACGCCGGGTGTAGTTTTCTTCGATCGGCCTGCCGGTTTCAATTCCGAGGGGGGGATAGACCTTGTACGAGTGGATGGTTCCCACGTTTCGTGCGAGAATTTCCTGGAACAGGTCGATCTCTGCGTTGAGCAGTTGCAGCTCAATCAATCGAGCGCGGCCCGAGGTTCGGGTCAGCTCGGCATCTCCTCGGTAACCAATTCCTCGGTATCCGGCCGAAAGGGCGGCCGCCGTGGCGATCCGGATTTGCTCGGGCAAGATCTGAGGACGCCCCCACGAGGGCGGGGGGTCGGAGCCGTAGATGGCCCGCTGGAGCTCAGGAGGGGCCGAGGCGGGAATCCAGGTCCAGAACAACGCCTCGACATTCGTCAAACCGGTCAGATCGCGCCGCTGGGCCAGGTAATTGAAGTAGTGAAGCGGTTGGGTCATCGTCCCCCAGGGAGTCCCGTGAGCCCCGACCAGATCCATTCGGCCCGGTCGGCTCGTATAGAGGGCGTGTTCCCCGGCCACGTCACCGGTTGTCAGGATCGAAACACCCGATGCGGTGTCCACGTCCTGCACCGAATCGACGGCAGCCCGAACTCGCTTCAAGGTCGCCTGGCGATCATTCCAAAGGTCCTGACCTCCCAGTTTCTCGCCCAGGTGCCAGAAGGCGACTGCTTCTCGCCTGGGATAGGAGGTCATGGCCGATGACAGGGTTGCCGCGTCGGCCGCTCCGAGCAGCGAATCGCCAAGCATTGGCATCAAGAGCATCCCCGAGTCGACCGCTCGGTTGACGTTTTCAATCGAGGTCCCCGATCGGACCGCGAACACGTCGAACCCGAACCGTCTCAATTCCTCGGGAGAGGCTCCGGGCGCATCGATAATCGTAGGGAGCCACGGAAAATACGCCCGAAGCGGCTCGTCGAGCAGTTCTAGGCGGTTGCGATTGAATCGAAATCGACCGCCGGCCAGGGCCGGGTCGTCACCGGGAGACGAAAGGTCGGGACCGAGCTCCTCCGCACCATCCGGACTGTCTGAGGCAAACCCGATCCGCGGATTGGGCCGATTCGCCAGCAATTCGGGATCGACCGGGGCGATGCGCAAGGCGTCGACCATCACCTCCGACTCTCCCGTCCCGCCGTACAGATTCAGAACGATCCGATCGAGGTAGGCCCCTTCGATGCGGACCTTCTGATTCGATTTGAGCCGGAGAATTCGGGCCTGACGTTCGACGTTTGAGGGCAGCTCTCGCAGTTCCAGACGACGCCAACGGCCGGATTCCTCATAGAGCGTGCCGCCGACATTGACATAGAACGGCTGGCCAGTTTCCGGGTCGAGGTCGTTCGGCAAGACCACCCGGCCAATGATCTGCACACCGGGCCGGTTCGACCGGACGTAAATCGAGACGCGTAAGTCCTCGCTGAGGGGCAGCTTTGGCAAGGGATAACTTGCATAGACGCCACTGCCCGGACCCGCCACGAACTGAAACCGCTCGCTCAATCCCTCAAACGCCCCTTCACTCGTCCGATCATGCACACGCATCTGCAAGGGGGCATCGGCCGCCTCTTGCCGGAATGCCACGCGAGGATCCTCGAAGTCCTCGGCCAAGGTGCTGATGGTCTGGCTCGGTGGCTCCTCCATCGGTTCGGGAGGATCGACGCGAGAGGATTCCGGGGCAGCGGGAACGCGTCCCTGGGTCGGGATCGGGGCCTCGGCGGGCAAGTCGCGGGCATCACCCTCGATCGTCGGAGCGGGGACCGGAAGTTCAGGTAGTTCCAGACTGGGAGGCTCGGGGACTTCGAAGGTCTGAGCAACCGATTCTGCGCCTCTGGTCATCACCAAAATCGTCAGGAATGCCAGACAGACCCAGGTTCGCACGCGCATGTAAACTTGCTTCTTGGGCCGATCTCCACCGGAGGGGAGTGCCTGCCGCGAATCGCTCCCGAGGGAATCGTTCATGACTCCGGGCCTCCCTGCCACTTTAGCCGTCAATTCTCGACCCGCTCCCCGATCCTCCGGGGACAGCGTGACGATCCAGGTACGTTCTCGTTGAGAAAGGGATGGGGCCAGTCGGTCGATCGCGGAAGCATGGCTTCGCTGTCGGCAATCGAGAATCCCCCGAGTGTTCCTGGACGTCGACAATACATCGCGCGACGCAAGTTACTCTCGGTTCTCATTGTCGAGAAGGCCAGTTTTTCCGGGCGACTCGGGAAGTGAAGCCCACCGACCCAGCCACTCCAGTACGACTCGGCCCACGGCCTCGATCGCTCCGACATCGCAGGCCTCGGGACGATCATCGAGCGTGTGCCATTGGGGATAATCGAGATCCACCAGGGCGATTGCTGGCACCCCGATTCCGAGCAGCGGCAAGTGGTCGTCCTCGACGTAATGTCCCCAATCGTCCGAGAATCGTGACGTTCCACGATTTCGGGCCACGTTCCAGAGGTCTTCGGTCAACCAGGCCGCGTAATCCCTTCCAAACCCTTCTCGGGTCAGGCACATCTCTCGGCCAGCGATCATGTCGAGCACCACGGCCGCCGCGTAGCTCGGCCCCCCTGCCCGCTCCTGGTTTCGGGCTCGGAGGGCAAATTCGCAGGAGCCGAGGCAGTAGTCTCCCACTTCGTCGAAGACCAGTTCCTCGGCATCAAACATCACCAAATCGACCCCCGCCGAACCGGGCAGTTCGGTCAGATGCCTCGCGAGTTCCATCAACGCCGCGACCCCCGAGGCACCATCGTTCGCTCCCAGGAAGGGGCCAAGCACACGGGTCGGATCACGCTCTCGGTCCGCTCTCGGTCGGGTATCGCCGTGCCCGCCGATGAGAACACGATCCGGTCGTTCGGGTCGCCACGAGCCCACAACATTCGCCAGCCTGACTGTGCGTTCCGAGAGCGGGTGAACCCCTTCGAACTCCTGGATGCTCACCTCAGCGCCGTGTGATCGGAATGCCTCGGCCACAATCCCCCGCTGCCGCTCCATCGCCTCCGAACCTGCCGGCCTCGGTCCTAGACTGCAAAGCCGGATCAGGTCGTTCATCGCCCGATGGCCGTCGAAGCGGTCAGCATAGGTGGAAGGATTCATGGGTCAATCCGCTCCAGGACGACCCCTTTGAGGTCCATGACCCCGGCTCCCGGAACCTCGACGGCGCGTATCGTGAGGACCTGCCGACCAGTTCCAAGGCGCAGCAAGCCAAGGGAAAGTTCGTTCCAGTCCTTTTCATAAGCTTCCCCTCTCCAGTCCCCTTGATCGTTGAAGGAGCCGCGCGGCACGCGGTCGGGACTGGGGATTGGCGCGGGGTCGTGTGCTTCGGTGAGTATTCCTTCAACTGATGACTCCCCTGCCTCGACTCGGACGCGCGCCCCCAGATTGGCATCGGGGGCCGTGTAGCGAAGTGTCACACGGTAGTCGCCCGCCTGGAGCACATCGAGATCGAACTGAATGCGTTGATCCGTGCGGGTCCAGTTGGTGAGCCAGTCGTTCGCATAGCCATGCGTGGCCCACCAGCGAATGCCCCCCTCGAAAGTCGCATCGGGGCCAAGCAAGGTAACGATGGGCCGATCGGGATGGCCGACCGGGACGGGGATTGCACGGTCCCAGTCCTGGGTGACTTCGGCGAACCAGGAGTCGTAAGCCCGCGCCAGGGTCCGGGTCTGTTCCGGGTGGTCCGCAGCGATATTGCGCTGCTGGCTGGGATCGGCGATCATGTCGTACAGTTGCTCACTGTTTCGCTCTCGGACGTAGCGAAATTGTTGGGTCCGAACCGACCCGGGCAACGGCGAGCCATCTTCCGGGATCGGGCGGCATTGATTGGTAAAGAGCAACCGATCGGGCCAGTCAGGCTCGAAGCCGTCGAGTAACGGGAGAAGGCTCACTCCGTCGAAGGCAACCCCCTTGGGCGGTTCGACCCCACAGAGTTCCAGCAGGGTTGGCATCAGGTCGATGTGGGCGGTGATTTGCGAGACGGTTGTTCCTGGGGCAAGTTGTCCGGGCCAGCGGAGGAACATTGGAACGCGGGTCCCTCCCTCGTGAATGCTCCCCTTGCGCCCTCGCATTCCGCCGTTATAGCGATCGGTGTTTGGGCCGTTGTCGGAGAAGAAAACAACAATCGTTTCCTCTGCCAGTTCCAGGGCATCAAGCGTTTGGAGGATGCGAGCAATGTTGGCATCGACCTGCTCGGTCATGGCGTAAACAGAGGCGAGCTTGGGGTCGAGGCCTTGATTCGCATACTTTTGAAAGAATGTCTCGGGAACCTGATCGGGGCTGTGCGGAACATTGTACGGAATGTAGCAGAAGAACGGCTGATCACGGTGCCGCCCGATGAAGTCGATCGCGGCATCGGTGAGGATATCGGTGACGTAGCCCTCTGGCGTGATGGGGCGGCCGTTTCTCTCCAACAGTGGATTGAAATAGTTGTTCAGATGACCGCCACAGAATCCGAGGAACTCGTCAAATCCCTGGCCATTGGGGTGCATCGGGTAATGGGCCCCGTTGTGCCACTTGCCGAAACAGCCGGTGGCATAGCCGGCATCTCGCAAGGCCTCCGCGAGCGTGATCTCCTCGCTTCGCATCGACTCCAGACGATGCGTGACCCAGACGGTCCCGGTGCGCAGATGATCCCGCCCGGTGAGCAGACTCGCTCTGGTAGGAGCACAAACCGGGCTCACGAAGAACCGATCGAATCGAACCCCTTGACCGGCCAGAAGGTCAAGGGTTGGTGTGTCGATCCCGGGGTTGCCGTGGCAACGGACATCCCCCCACCCCTGGTCGTCGGTGAGGATGATCAACACGTTCGGCCGTCTTTGCGATCCCTCTCCCTTGCTGACTTCCGGCATGAAGCAAAGGAACGCGATGACAAGTGAGAGGGCGGTGGATCGGACGAGATCGTGCATCAGTCGACTCCAGGATCAGTGATGATTTCCAATTGACGGATATTGGCAAATCAACTGTTCGAGGCGTTCCAGGGGTAGGCCAACCACATTCGACCAGCTTCCGGACGTGACGGAGACGATCGGGTCGTTGTCCTGCACGCCATAGGCCCCCGCCTTCCCCTCCCATTGACCAGAGTCGAGGTGGGCGATCCGTTCGTCGTCAGTCATTGCTCGAACGTGCACCACGCTCGTTTCGACTGCGCCGACCCATTCGTGGCGTTCGGCGCGGTAGAGACAGAGCCCGGTCAGAATCGCTACCTCTCGCCCTTCCTGAGCGCGGATCATCCGCTCTGCGTCCTGACGATCGACGGGCTTATTGAGCAAGTTGCCGTCGAGCGTACACGTCGTGTCGGCGGCAAGGATCAGGCCCGAGCCGCGGCGCAGGGCGACGGCATGGGCCTTGCGCCAGGCCAGTTCCGCGACGTAAGCAGCTGCGTCGACCGGCCCCTCGGGTTCCAGTTCCTCGACCCCGGAGGGATCGACCTCAATCGAGTACCCAGCCTCGGTCAGCAGTTGCCGGCGTCGGGGAGATGCGCTGGCGAGGATCAATCGCATGGTTCGAGGTCGGCTCCGAGGTTCGAGGAGAGCGGAAGGATGCGATCAGACCTGTTCCGGAATGCCGAACGGTTCGCGGTACGATCGGCGAGTCAGGCTCTGAGCCTCAGAATCATTGAGGATTTCCTCGGTCGTCGGGTCGAGGGTGAGGAATCCTCGGCCGGTTCGGGCCGTGATGTTGATCAGGTGGGCCAGAGCGGCCGAGTGATGCCCCTCCTCGATATCGGCGTGGGGACGACGGCCCGAGGCGATGGCGTCGAGAAAGTCCTCGAAGTGGTGTCGGTCGGAGAACGGCTCCGATTCGACCGGTACCTGGTCGTTGCCTTCAAACAGTCGCCAGCCGGATCGGCCGATCTCAACGCGTCCCTTCGTGCCGTAGAAGATCACGCCGTTCTCGAAGCCGTTCTGAACGTAGGGGGACCAGTCGCGCTGCTCGAAGACGAGGATGGCCGGGGTGTCCGGGAAGGTAAACGTGGCAAACGCGGTATCGGGGGTCTCCCAGCGTGCGTTGACCGCCTTGAAGGCGGTGCAGGAGACGGTGCTGGGCATCCCCACGCCGAGCCCCCAGCGGGCGATGTCGAGGTCGTGGACGCCGTCGTTGCCCACGTCTCCGGTCCCGTAGTCCCACTGCCAGTGCCAGCTATAGTGGAACCGATTCGGGTTGAAGGGACGCTTGGGGGCGGGGCCGAGCCAGAGGTTGTAGTCGACCCCTTCAGGTGGCGGCCCGTCCTCGGCCTCGGGCAGGTCGGGGCGATATTGACTGTTCCAGGCCTTGGCCTGGAGGATCGTTCCGATCCGGCCGGAGGGCAGGACCTCCTCGATCACGTGGCGATAATGCGGCGTGCTGCGGCTCTGAGTGCCGACCTGCACGACGCGGTCGTACTTCCGAGCGGCCTCAATCATCTTCCGCCCTTCCCAAAGCGTATGGGAGGCGGGCTTCTCCACATAAACATGCTTCCCAGCCTGGCAGGCCTTGACAGTCGCCGGCGCGTGCCAGTGATCGGGAGCGCCGATGACCAGGGCATCGACCTCTGGATCATCGAGCACCCGGCGGAAGTCGGTCGCGGTCTTTGGCTCGGAACCTTGCCGCTCGGCAATTGCTGGGACCGCCTGGCGGAATAGGTTCGTGTCCACGTCGATTAGGTGAGTGACCTGCGACCCCGGCAAGGCCGCGAAACTCTGGGCGAGTCCCCCTCCTCGTCCCCGAATACCCATGACAGCGATGTTGACGCGATCGG
This window harbors:
- a CDS encoding NAD-dependent epimerase/dehydratase family protein; the encoded protein is MIPNGGLNERPCLVTGATGLLGSHIAERLVARGEPVRALVRATSDTRFLESLGVELVVGDLTDAESCAEALKNIRVVYHAAAKVGDWGTWDEFQSACLDATESLARAAIASGVHRFLHISSTSAYGHPPRTGKAISEDHPLGVGLWWPWDYYTISKVESERILWRLAREEGLPLTVIRPSWLYGERDRTTVARMIRRMRGAGIPVIGPGDNPLSAIYAGNVADACILAAEDPSSEHEAYNITDQGPMTQREFLRYFAEAAGAGPPRWYRRLPHFYPMVFGGSLVIEAYARLMGWPKAPIITRYATWLMARRIWYSTEKARSRLGWNPALGNAESIAQTVRWFLDQDTEHHNSLTVAAPDRA
- a CDS encoding hybrid sensor histidine kinase/response regulator; this translates as MAEAVTQRRTPASGRSRPVLLVVDDEPEVLRSLFDLFRLDYRVLTASRGAEALEILGRETVSVIMSDQRMPEMTGVEFLSQARVIRPEATRLLITGYADLKAVIDAINEGHVFRYIAKPWDPEELATVIRQAVEHRNLIVEKQRLIEELRAANLRLQEANRLKSNFIEVASHELNTPVTIVLGMAELWKLTQGNTAEPDDLTSGWVERILAAGRRLASTVERMIKLLHADRLAPMLDAESVELKSLVSQVIEDVHPYLDARQQRIELVVEPELGVAEVDRGKVADALSNLVINAIKFTPDQGLIRVWAGPEGEDAVAFEVCDEGVGIDPNEQDLVFEPFFTGFDTMHHSSGDFQFGKRGIGLGLSLVRTFAEMHGGFASFRSTPGQGSCFRIQLPRHPNTLPVPDDSGTSLEPELPDEGSGRPGTTE
- a CDS encoding response regulator, yielding METALIVEDDPDQAEMAASFLRLRQIEPKMAFDGRSGVDHVRTFRPDFVLLDLMLPDIDGFEVCRQIRSVPETMSLPIIMVTALHGDSHRRLGFRVGANSYLTKPYGPSDLYQAIDLALSWADTAERERLRGEIHIELDSAPKFLRQVNDFLVGLYRATPLTIEQVQHLQQAVLEIGQNAIEWGNRMQIDLPVEISYRVFDDRVEICIRDQGSGFDRAMLPHAACRDNPLAHLEVRQSLGLREGGFGLLIARGMLDELRHNEAGNEVTLTKRFPPDAVPKHHAGQEA
- a CDS encoding M28 family peptidase, with the translated sequence MNPSTYADRFDGHRAMNDLIRLCSLGPRPAGSEAMERQRGIVAEAFRSHGAEVSIQEFEGVHPLSERTVRLANVVGSWRPERPDRVLIGGHGDTRPRADRERDPTRVLGPFLGANDGASGVAALMELARHLTELPGSAGVDLVMFDAEELVFDEVGDYCLGSCEFALRARNQERAGGPSYAAAVVLDMIAGREMCLTREGFGRDYAAWLTEDLWNVARNRGTSRFSDDWGHYVEDDHLPLLGIGVPAIALVDLDYPQWHTLDDRPEACDVGAIEAVGRVVLEWLGRWASLPESPGKTGLLDNENRE
- a CDS encoding arylsulfatase, yielding MHDLVRSTALSLVIAFLCFMPEVSKGEGSQRRPNVLIILTDDQGWGDVRCHGNPGIDTPTLDLLAGQGVRFDRFFVSPVCAPTRASLLTGRDHLRTGTVWVTHRLESMRSEEITLAEALRDAGYATGCFGKWHNGAHYPMHPNGQGFDEFLGFCGGHLNNYFNPLLERNGRPITPEGYVTDILTDAAIDFIGRHRDQPFFCYIPYNVPHSPDQVPETFFQKYANQGLDPKLASVYAMTEQVDANIARILQTLDALELAEETIVVFFSDNGPNTDRYNGGMRGRKGSIHEGGTRVPMFLRWPGQLAPGTTVSQITAHIDLMPTLLELCGVEPPKGVAFDGVSLLPLLDGFEPDWPDRLLFTNQCRPIPEDGSPLPGSVRTQQFRYVRERNSEQLYDMIADPSQQRNIAADHPEQTRTLARAYDSWFAEVTQDWDRAIPVPVGHPDRPIVTLLGPDATFEGGIRWWATHGYANDWLTNWTRTDQRIQFDLDVLQAGDYRVTLRYTAPDANLGARVRVEAGESSVEGILTEAHDPAPIPSPDRVPRGSFNDQGDWRGEAYEKDWNELSLGLLRLGTGRQVLTIRAVEVPGAGVMDLKGVVLERIDP